The following are encoded in a window of Gramella sp. MT6 genomic DNA:
- the truA gene encoding tRNA pseudouridine(38-40) synthase TruA, with protein MRYFIELSYFGKAYHGWQNQPDSISVQEVLEENLSKVLRSKIDIVGAGRTDAGVHAKQMFAHFDNSETIDTNLLKYKLNSMLPKDVAISEIFEVREDAHARFDATSRSYEYHIVQEKDAFSKDFAWFLKHELDVEKMNEAAAILKEYTNFKSFSKSRTDVKTYNCRIDHAVWKAEDNKLVFHITADRFLRNMVRAIVGTLIEIGQNKYPVAHIHEVIESEDRGMAGTSVPAHGLYLTRIEYPENIRII; from the coding sequence TTGAGGTATTTTATAGAACTCTCTTATTTTGGAAAAGCTTATCATGGTTGGCAAAATCAACCTGATTCTATAAGTGTACAAGAGGTTCTGGAAGAAAACCTCAGTAAGGTTCTTCGTTCTAAGATCGATATCGTTGGAGCGGGGCGAACAGATGCTGGCGTACATGCCAAACAGATGTTCGCACATTTTGATAATTCAGAGACTATAGATACAAATTTGTTGAAGTATAAACTTAATTCCATGCTTCCAAAAGATGTGGCGATCTCAGAGATTTTTGAAGTTAGGGAGGATGCTCATGCGAGGTTTGATGCGACCTCCAGGAGCTATGAATATCATATTGTTCAGGAAAAGGATGCTTTTAGTAAGGATTTTGCCTGGTTTTTGAAGCACGAACTGGATGTTGAAAAAATGAACGAGGCGGCAGCTATTTTAAAAGAATATACCAATTTTAAAAGTTTCTCTAAGAGCAGGACAGATGTGAAAACATACAATTGTAGAATAGATCATGCCGTTTGGAAAGCAGAAGATAATAAGTTGGTTTTTCATATTACTGCCGACAGATTTCTAAGAAATATGGTTCGGGCAATAGTGGGAACCCTTATAGAAATTGGTCAGAATAAATATCCGGTGGCTCATATTCATGAAGTTATTGAAAGTGAGGACAGGGGAATGGCGGGGACTTCGGTGCCGGCTCACGGATTATATTTAACCAGGATAGAATATCCTGAAAACATCAGAATAATATAA
- a CDS encoding metallophosphoesterase family protein, which produces MKKILLLSDTHGHIDDRILHYAKEADELWHAGDIGSLEVTDKLEAVKPLKAVYGNIDNAEIRKEFPLNNRFMCEDIDVWITHIGGYPGRYSPAVKEEIRKNPPKIFISGHSHILKVMNDKNLNLLHMNPGAAGKQGFHKKRTMLRFKIDGKNISDLEVIELE; this is translated from the coding sequence TTGAAAAAGATACTTCTCCTTAGTGATACTCACGGACATATTGACGACCGCATCCTGCATTATGCAAAAGAAGCAGATGAATTATGGCACGCCGGTGACATAGGAAGCCTTGAGGTCACCGATAAACTTGAAGCTGTAAAACCTTTAAAAGCGGTTTACGGTAATATTGATAATGCCGAAATAAGAAAAGAATTTCCACTTAACAACAGATTCATGTGTGAAGACATCGATGTCTGGATCACCCATATTGGTGGGTACCCGGGAAGATATTCGCCGGCTGTAAAAGAAGAAATAAGGAAAAATCCACCAAAAATCTTCATCTCTGGACATTCTCATATTCTGAAGGTGATGAATGATAAAAATCTAAACCTCCTACACATGAATCCCGGTGCTGCAGGAAAACAGGGTTTTCATAAGAAAAGGACCATGCTAAGATTCAAAATAGATGGAAAAAACATTAGTGATCTCGAAGTTATCGAGTTGGAATAA
- a CDS encoding DUF4293 domain-containing protein — MLQRIQTVYLLIAAITAAGLIFVFPLWENNAGESVYAIDELIAFGMFIASAAISLVSIFMFKNRKLQFVLGRLNIILNLFLLGVFVYWSLTLPGEMDISEKGIGMFLPIISIVFIVLANKAIKKDEDLVKSVDRLR; from the coding sequence ATGCTTCAAAGAATACAAACTGTTTACCTACTTATAGCAGCTATTACGGCTGCAGGCCTTATATTTGTATTTCCTCTTTGGGAAAATAATGCGGGGGAGTCGGTGTACGCCATAGATGAATTGATTGCATTTGGGATGTTTATCGCATCTGCTGCAATTTCTTTGGTAAGCATCTTTATGTTTAAAAATAGAAAACTCCAGTTTGTGCTGGGGCGTCTAAATATAATATTGAACCTTTTTTTACTAGGAGTGTTTGTTTATTGGTCTCTAACTTTACCTGGAGAAATGGATATTTCAGAGAAGGGTATTGGGATGTTTCTTCCTATTATTTCTATCGTTTTTATTGTTTTGGCGAATAAAGCCATCAAAAAGGACGAAGATCTCGTAAAATCTGTTGACCGATTACGATAA
- the rho gene encoding transcription termination factor Rho — MFEISELKAKKLPELKEIAETLNVPKYKTLKKLDLVYQILDYQASNPNKVKEVLTDDNNQEQAKPKPAKKVGSEKRPPRSSASSKPSQAKPSGKDSSHSSKKDDSRNSPTPKGNSRDRNQSNKKDTRSRNDNRNDNRNDNRNDNRNDNRNDNRNDNRNDNRNDNRNDSRNDNKKNNGNRDNRNRYREPDYEFDAIIESEGVLDIMQDNYGFLRSSDYNYLTSPDDIYVSQSQIRLFGLKTGDTVQGQIRPPKEGEKYFPLIKINKINGLDPQVVRDRVSFEHLTPLFPKDKFILAEKQSSISTRVMDLFAPIGKGQRGMIVSQPKTGKTMLLKDIANAIAANHPEVYQIVLLIDERPEEVTDMQRNVKGEVVASTFDKEAHEHVRVANIVLEKAKRLVECGHDVVILLDSITRLARAYNTVQPASGKVLSGGVDANALHKPKRFFGAARNIENGGSLSIIATALTETGSKMDEVIFEEFKGTGNMELQLDRRISNRRIFPAIDLVSSSTRRDDLLLDDSTIQRMWVLRKYLADMNPVEAMEFINEKIKNTRNNEEFLISMNG; from the coding sequence ATGTTTGAAATTTCAGAATTAAAAGCTAAAAAGCTTCCTGAACTTAAGGAAATCGCTGAAACGCTGAATGTTCCTAAGTACAAGACTTTAAAAAAACTAGATTTGGTGTATCAGATTCTGGACTACCAGGCATCAAATCCTAACAAAGTGAAAGAAGTTCTTACTGACGACAACAACCAGGAACAGGCAAAACCAAAGCCTGCCAAAAAGGTAGGAAGCGAAAAAAGACCTCCAAGATCTTCAGCTTCTTCAAAACCTTCTCAAGCGAAGCCATCAGGAAAAGATTCCAGTCATTCTTCTAAAAAGGATGATTCAAGGAATTCACCTACACCTAAAGGAAATAGCAGGGATAGAAACCAAAGCAACAAAAAAGACACCCGAAGTCGCAACGATAACAGAAATGATAATCGCAACGACAACAGGAACGACAATCGTAACGACAATCGCAACGATAACAGAAACGATAATCGCAACGACAACCGTAATGATAATCGTAATGACAGTCGTAACGATAACAAAAAAAATAATGGAAACCGCGATAACAGAAATCGTTACCGCGAGCCAGATTACGAATTCGATGCTATCATAGAAAGTGAAGGAGTACTGGATATCATGCAGGATAACTATGGTTTCCTGAGATCTTCAGATTACAACTACCTTACTTCTCCAGATGATATTTATGTATCCCAGTCACAGATCAGGCTTTTTGGACTGAAAACCGGAGATACCGTACAGGGACAGATTAGACCTCCTAAAGAAGGAGAGAAATATTTCCCACTTATTAAGATCAATAAGATCAATGGTCTTGACCCACAAGTGGTGAGGGATCGTGTTTCTTTTGAACACCTTACTCCTCTATTCCCTAAAGATAAATTTATTCTTGCTGAAAAGCAGAGTTCTATATCTACCAGGGTAATGGATCTTTTTGCGCCTATCGGGAAAGGACAACGTGGCATGATCGTTTCTCAACCGAAGACAGGTAAAACCATGCTTTTAAAGGATATCGCCAATGCAATTGCAGCGAATCATCCTGAGGTTTATCAGATCGTTCTACTTATTGATGAAAGACCTGAAGAGGTTACCGATATGCAGCGTAATGTAAAAGGTGAAGTCGTTGCTTCAACCTTCGACAAAGAAGCTCATGAACATGTAAGAGTTGCCAATATCGTATTAGAAAAAGCAAAGCGTTTGGTAGAATGTGGTCACGATGTAGTGATACTTCTTGATTCTATCACCAGACTTGCGAGAGCTTACAACACTGTTCAACCTGCCAGCGGTAAGGTATTGAGTGGTGGTGTAGATGCTAACGCCTTACATAAACCTAAAAGATTCTTTGGAGCGGCTCGTAATATTGAGAACGGAGGTTCGTTGTCTATTATAGCAACAGCGCTTACTGAAACCGGTTCTAAGATGGATGAAGTGATCTTTGAGGAATTTAAAGGAACAGGTAACATGGAGCTTCAGTTAGATAGAAGAATTTCTAATAGAAGAATATTCCCTGCGATAGATCTTGTTTCTTCAAGTACACGTAGAGATGATCTACTTCTTGATGACTCGACCATTCAACGTATGTGGGTGCTTAGAAAGTATCTTGCAGACATGAATCCGGTAGAAGCAATGGAATTCATTAATGAAAAGATCAAAAATACCAGAAATAATGAAGAGTTTTTAATCTCTATGAACGGTTAA
- a CDS encoding GNAT family N-acetyltransferase, with product MTILAENRMMEVAFNKILKEDSAKVLPYLKKLHQEPPAEDLLKERLLEMFDQNYECFGIYNQNKLIGVFGLWFMTRHYAGRACEADHIFIEDEYQGKGIGRSLMEFIHSYARSKGCETMELNSYVENFASHKFYMNLGYVIRGYHFLKKL from the coding sequence ATGACTATTTTAGCAGAAAACAGAATGATGGAAGTGGCATTTAACAAGATTTTAAAAGAAGATTCCGCTAAAGTTTTACCCTACCTCAAGAAACTACATCAGGAGCCGCCAGCAGAGGATTTATTAAAGGAACGCTTGCTGGAAATGTTCGATCAAAATTACGAATGCTTCGGTATTTACAATCAAAATAAACTTATTGGAGTTTTTGGACTTTGGTTCATGACTCGTCATTACGCGGGGAGGGCCTGTGAAGCCGATCATATTTTTATTGAAGATGAATATCAGGGAAAAGGTATAGGAAGATCTCTCATGGAGTTTATTCATTCCTATGCGAGGTCAAAGGGCTGTGAGACAATGGAATTGAATTCTTATGTTGAAAATTTTGCCTCCCATAAATTTTATATGAATCTAGGATATGTAATTCGTGGATATCATTTTTTAAAAAAGCTGTGA
- a CDS encoding ATP-dependent Clp protease proteolytic subunit gives MKNKTGKIQDLIDIKLLEERKIYMWGEVSDKTAKYVIDRLEYLDLEGEGEIQLFINSPGGYVTDGFAIYDTIMSLSSPVSTICTGLAASMGSILLSAGNKGRRFIQPHAKVMIHQPSGGARGQASNIEIAANEILKTKHLSAEILAENCGQTVEKVLKDFNRDYWMDAKESMDYGIVDGIYKK, from the coding sequence ATGAAAAATAAAACCGGAAAGATCCAGGACTTAATAGATATAAAATTATTAGAAGAAAGAAAGATCTACATGTGGGGAGAAGTGAGTGACAAAACTGCCAAATATGTGATCGACAGGCTGGAATATCTTGACCTTGAAGGAGAAGGTGAAATTCAGTTATTCATTAATAGTCCCGGAGGTTATGTGACCGATGGATTTGCGATTTATGATACCATTATGAGCCTATCATCGCCAGTATCTACAATTTGTACAGGACTTGCAGCTTCTATGGGATCCATATTACTTTCAGCAGGTAATAAAGGAAGAAGATTTATACAACCACATGCTAAGGTGATGATTCATCAGCCAAGCGGTGGTGCCAGAGGCCAGGCTTCAAATATTGAGATAGCTGCTAACGAGATCCTTAAAACCAAACATCTAAGCGCCGAGATCCTTGCAGAAAACTGTGGCCAGACTGTTGAAAAGGTTTTAAAGGATTTTAACCGCGACTACTGGATGGATGCAAAAGAATCTATGGATTACGGTATCGTAGACGGTATCTACAAAAAATAA
- a CDS encoding GNAT family N-acetyltransferase has product MEIKHKENNSRGMFYIENEKGLIGELTYHKSGDNILTIDHTEVKREMENQGIGSKLIEKSVEYARENNLKIDPLCPFAEVKFDQNESYSDVRIS; this is encoded by the coding sequence ATGGAAATTAAACATAAGGAGAATAATAGCCGCGGCATGTTCTATATCGAAAACGAAAAGGGACTTATCGGCGAATTGACCTACCATAAAAGTGGAGATAATATTCTCACAATAGATCATACGGAAGTTAAACGTGAAATGGAAAACCAGGGAATAGGCTCCAAACTTATTGAAAAGAGCGTGGAATATGCCAGGGAAAATAATCTAAAGATAGATCCCCTTTGCCCTTTCGCAGAAGTGAAGTTTGACCAGAACGAATCTTACTCAGACGTAAGAATTTCCTAG
- a CDS encoding L,D-transpeptidase family protein: MRSPSLLFTLLCLLLIVGCKNDKEEPGIEERNEVEEIAQLTDADEIEDFFDDIQEEPTVIYHPKEILEFYQENDFEPIWTNRNLREDLFRNIENIEDEGLFFEDYHGENIQKLLSSLDTNSEEENNFLEILLTDAFFQLAHDLGTGKLNPKEIYDIWGSPVNEIDTQALLKSAIAKENITESLESIKPDHIVYKGLKKALKEFKKTDWRNAPATRISTGKLIKPGESDDRMFSITKRLYELGFYKGKIDSTNTRYNDSIQNALKEFQKEHDLQIDGLLGNTTIKNLNYTKEDRLHQMLINLERWRWYPRDLGEHYIIVNIPNYELTVVKDGDTIRSHKTMVGTEVRRTPVFSDEIGYIIYNPTWTIPPTIKKNDVIPGASRDINYLKRKNIKIYDGSGKIIDPADVNWNSSKARSYTYRQPAGPSNPLGVVKIIYPNEYMIYLHDTPSKKLFANNARAQSSGCVRVEDALGLAGYLLSDQEKYDEEKIEEILKSGKTTEIKVTQNVKVHHFYWTAFQKENTIKYIDDIYDLDQELWELLKPEA, from the coding sequence ATGCGAAGCCCCTCCTTATTATTTACGCTGTTATGCCTGCTACTTATTGTTGGCTGTAAGAATGATAAGGAGGAGCCAGGCATTGAAGAGCGCAATGAAGTTGAAGAAATTGCGCAACTTACCGATGCTGATGAAATTGAAGATTTCTTTGACGATATCCAGGAAGAACCAACAGTCATTTATCATCCCAAAGAGATCTTAGAGTTCTACCAGGAAAATGATTTCGAACCGATTTGGACGAACCGGAATTTAAGGGAAGACCTTTTCAGAAATATCGAAAATATCGAAGATGAAGGATTATTCTTTGAAGACTATCATGGAGAAAATATTCAAAAACTTCTATCCTCTTTAGACACCAATTCTGAAGAAGAGAATAATTTTCTGGAAATTCTTTTAACCGATGCCTTTTTTCAACTAGCTCATGATCTTGGAACAGGAAAACTAAATCCCAAAGAGATCTATGATATCTGGGGCAGCCCTGTTAATGAAATAGATACTCAGGCTCTTTTAAAATCTGCGATAGCTAAAGAAAACATCACAGAATCCCTGGAATCAATTAAACCTGACCACATAGTATACAAAGGTTTAAAGAAAGCCCTGAAAGAGTTTAAAAAGACCGATTGGAGAAATGCTCCTGCAACCAGGATAAGTACCGGAAAGTTGATCAAACCAGGAGAATCTGATGACAGAATGTTCTCTATCACCAAGAGGTTGTATGAATTAGGTTTTTATAAGGGAAAAATAGATTCTACAAATACCAGGTACAACGATAGTATTCAGAATGCTTTAAAAGAATTCCAGAAGGAACATGATCTACAGATCGACGGATTGCTCGGAAATACCACCATCAAAAATTTAAATTACACTAAAGAAGATCGGCTACATCAAATGCTCATCAACCTCGAGAGATGGAGATGGTACCCCAGGGACCTTGGTGAACATTATATTATTGTGAATATTCCGAATTACGAACTTACAGTAGTGAAAGATGGCGATACTATTAGATCTCATAAGACGATGGTAGGAACAGAAGTTAGGAGAACGCCTGTATTTTCAGATGAAATAGGTTATATCATCTATAATCCTACCTGGACCATCCCTCCTACTATCAAAAAGAACGATGTGATTCCTGGGGCATCCAGAGACATTAATTACCTTAAAAGGAAAAATATCAAAATTTATGATGGTTCCGGAAAAATTATAGATCCGGCAGATGTAAATTGGAATTCATCTAAAGCTCGATCCTACACATATAGACAACCCGCAGGGCCCTCAAATCCTTTAGGTGTCGTAAAGATCATTTATCCGAATGAATATATGATCTATCTTCACGATACGCCTTCAAAAAAATTATTCGCCAATAACGCCAGGGCACAAAGTTCCGGCTGTGTTAGAGTGGAGGATGCATTAGGCCTTGCCGGCTATTTACTGAGTGACCAGGAAAAATATGATGAGGAAAAGATCGAAGAAATATTAAAATCTGGTAAGACTACTGAAATTAAAGTTACCCAAAATGTAAAAGTGCATCATTTTTACTGGACAGCATTTCAAAAAGAAAATACCATCAAATATATTGATGATATCTATGATCTTGATCAAGAGCTTTGGGAGCTACTTAAACCTGAAGCTTAG
- a CDS encoding murein L,D-transpeptidase catalytic domain family protein: MKYRILTVVGVLIFSFAFTSASEINNSKDSEIPEEFPVIEIEKSFEEKVVELYESFSLKNSTMPQLSVFEKAITGYMKLDEAGKISNPLLTVIDFNLSSTKKRMWILNMDTREVIFNTYVAHGQNTGGEFAESFSNKQNSHKSSLGFYVTGETYYGKNGLSLFIDGMEKGFNSNARERYVVIHGADYAEPTFIKRIGRLGRSYGCPAVPNKIAKELINKIKGKSVVYIHKNDKNYLENSDYLSV; encoded by the coding sequence ATGAAGTATAGAATCCTTACAGTTGTTGGAGTATTAATTTTTTCATTTGCCTTTACAAGCGCATCTGAGATCAACAATTCTAAAGATTCCGAAATCCCTGAAGAATTTCCCGTAATTGAAATCGAAAAATCTTTTGAAGAGAAGGTGGTTGAATTATATGAATCATTTTCCTTGAAAAATTCTACCATGCCGCAATTGTCGGTATTCGAAAAAGCCATTACCGGATATATGAAGCTGGATGAGGCCGGAAAAATTTCCAATCCTTTACTTACAGTAATTGATTTCAATCTTTCTTCTACTAAAAAGAGAATGTGGATCCTGAATATGGATACACGGGAAGTGATATTTAATACTTACGTGGCTCATGGGCAGAATACCGGAGGCGAATTTGCAGAGAGCTTTTCCAATAAACAGAATTCTCATAAGAGCTCTTTAGGATTCTATGTAACAGGCGAGACCTATTACGGCAAAAACGGACTATCTCTATTTATAGATGGAATGGAGAAAGGCTTCAATTCTAATGCACGGGAAAGATACGTGGTAATTCATGGTGCAGATTATGCTGAACCAACTTTCATTAAAAGAATTGGTAGACTTGGTAGAAGTTATGGCTGTCCTGCCGTACCAAATAAGATCGCAAAGGAACTTATCAATAAGATCAAAGGAAAGTCGGTAGTGTATATTCATAAAAATGATAAGAACTACCTGGAGAATTCAGACTATTTAAGCGTATAA
- the gpmI gene encoding 2,3-bisphosphoglycerate-independent phosphoglycerate mutase has translation MNKKVLLMILDGWGITQDEDVSAIAQAKTPFMDSLPEKFPHATLRTDGMNVGLPEGQMGNSEVGHMNLGAGRIVYQDLVKINMAVEKDTLKDEPVLEEALNYAVKNNKPVHFMGLVSDGGVHSHINHLKGLLSAAEKLGVKQKYVHAFTDGRDVDPHSGKGFIEDLLPHLEETNSKLASVIGRYYAMDRDKRWERVKLAYDLIVKGKGQQTTDALTAIQESYDNDVSDEFIKPIVLNDNNGKPVATLNEKDVVIYFNFRTDRGRQLTQALSQDDFPEYEMKKLPLYYVTMTKYDDRFKNINVIFKKSNIKATLGEVLEYEGKKQIRIAETEKYPHVTFFFSGGREEPFDGEKRIMCNSPKVATYDMQPEMSAFEIKDKILHEIDKESADFICLNFANPDMVGHTGDFDAAIKACETVDTCAKAVAEEAYDHGYSVIIIADHGNSEVMKNPDGSPNTAHTTNPVPLILMDKDVKSIIDGKLGNIAPTVLKLMGITQPDLMTEDPLI, from the coding sequence ATGAACAAGAAAGTCCTTTTAATGATATTGGATGGTTGGGGAATCACTCAAGATGAAGATGTATCGGCCATTGCGCAAGCCAAAACACCTTTTATGGATTCCCTTCCAGAGAAATTTCCTCATGCTACGCTTAGAACAGACGGTATGAATGTTGGCCTTCCAGAAGGTCAGATGGGAAATAGTGAAGTGGGACATATGAATCTTGGCGCTGGCCGAATAGTTTACCAGGATCTGGTTAAGATCAATATGGCGGTTGAAAAAGACACCTTAAAGGATGAACCCGTTCTTGAAGAAGCTTTAAATTATGCCGTAAAGAACAACAAACCCGTTCATTTTATGGGACTTGTTAGTGATGGTGGTGTTCATTCCCATATAAACCACTTAAAAGGTCTATTATCTGCCGCAGAAAAACTTGGCGTAAAACAAAAATACGTACACGCCTTTACAGATGGTCGTGATGTGGATCCACATTCTGGAAAAGGTTTTATTGAAGATCTACTTCCACATCTAGAAGAAACAAATTCCAAACTGGCTTCGGTGATCGGTAGATATTATGCTATGGATCGTGACAAGCGCTGGGAAAGAGTAAAACTTGCTTATGATCTGATTGTGAAAGGTAAGGGTCAACAAACTACAGATGCTCTGACAGCCATACAGGAAAGTTATGATAATGATGTAAGCGATGAGTTCATCAAACCAATAGTTCTTAACGATAATAACGGTAAACCTGTTGCTACCCTTAACGAAAAGGATGTGGTGATCTATTTCAATTTCAGAACAGATAGAGGCAGGCAGCTTACGCAGGCATTATCTCAGGATGACTTTCCAGAATATGAAATGAAAAAATTACCGTTGTACTATGTTACCATGACCAAGTATGACGACAGGTTCAAGAATATAAATGTGATATTCAAAAAATCTAATATTAAAGCTACGCTTGGAGAAGTATTGGAATATGAAGGCAAGAAGCAAATAAGAATTGCTGAAACTGAAAAGTATCCTCACGTTACCTTTTTCTTCTCAGGTGGTCGGGAAGAACCTTTCGATGGTGAAAAAAGAATCATGTGCAATTCACCAAAAGTGGCAACTTATGATATGCAACCAGAAATGAGCGCATTTGAAATAAAGGACAAGATCCTTCATGAAATTGACAAGGAATCGGCTGATTTCATTTGCCTGAATTTCGCAAATCCGGATATGGTAGGTCATACCGGAGATTTTGATGCTGCTATTAAGGCATGCGAAACCGTTGACACCTGCGCTAAAGCTGTAGCTGAAGAAGCTTATGATCATGGATACTCAGTAATTATTATTGCTGATCACGGAAATAGTGAAGTCATGAAAAATCCTGACGGTAGTCCTAATACGGCCCACACTACTAATCCGGTGCCTCTTATCCTGATGGACAAAGACGTAAAAAGTATAATAGATGGTAAGTTAGGGAACATTGCACCGACTGTTTTAAAACTTATGGGCATTACCCAGCCAGACTTAATGACCGAAGACCCTTTAATCTAA
- a CDS encoding thioredoxin family protein, whose amino-acid sequence MNKLFILLAVLTLSCGNTVRKTNVDKRVSEEINEEDLQKDMLLGEFHKKDLQQKPFSSWFEPRYDKFSPEAASMETIKENIGDYDIKVLMGTWCGDSKRELPKLLKILDQADYNYDNLEMVAVDYNKTTPSKIEEELNVHRVPTIIFYKDGAEVNRFVEYSQGESIEEDIAKIVSGEKYKDSYTD is encoded by the coding sequence ATGAATAAATTATTTATCCTATTGGCAGTATTGACCTTAAGCTGTGGAAATACTGTAAGAAAAACAAATGTTGACAAAAGAGTGAGTGAGGAAATTAATGAAGAGGATCTGCAAAAGGATATGCTCTTAGGAGAATTTCACAAGAAGGATCTACAGCAAAAACCATTTTCAAGCTGGTTTGAGCCGAGATATGATAAATTTTCTCCTGAAGCCGCTTCAATGGAAACTATCAAGGAGAACATTGGAGACTACGACATTAAGGTTCTAATGGGAACATGGTGTGGCGATAGTAAAAGAGAATTACCAAAATTATTAAAGATCCTTGACCAGGCAGATTATAATTATGATAATCTAGAAATGGTAGCAGTTGATTATAACAAGACTACCCCTTCTAAGATCGAAGAAGAATTGAACGTTCACAGAGTACCAACGATCATTTTTTACAAAGACGGTGCAGAAGTGAATAGGTTTGTAGAGTATTCTCAGGGAGAAAGTATCGAAGAGGATATTGCTAAAATAGTAAGTGGGGAAAAGTACAAAGATTCCTACACAGACTAA
- a CDS encoding hydrolase, producing MPNSLTLAVDFDGTIVENRFPEIGKPILFAFESLKKLQDEGHRIILWTYRHGESLEEAVKFCEKNGLKFYAVNKSYPEEEFDDTISRKILADIFIDDRNLGGMKGWGEIFQSLSNERPSNNKKKKKKRSGLFGRL from the coding sequence ATGCCCAATTCTCTTACGTTAGCAGTTGATTTTGACGGGACTATAGTAGAGAACAGATTTCCTGAAATAGGAAAACCTATACTTTTTGCATTTGAGTCCCTTAAAAAATTGCAGGATGAAGGTCACAGAATTATATTATGGACCTACCGTCACGGTGAAAGTCTTGAAGAGGCTGTTAAGTTCTGTGAAAAGAACGGACTAAAATTTTACGCGGTCAATAAAAGTTACCCCGAAGAAGAATTCGACGATACTATTAGTAGAAAGATTCTTGCAGATATTTTTATTGATGACCGTAATCTAGGAGGTATGAAAGGCTGGGGTGAAATTTTCCAAAGTCTTAGTAACGAAAGACCATCCAATAATAAAAAGAAGAAAAAGAAAAGATCCGGTTTATTCGGAAGATTGTAA
- the map gene encoding type I methionyl aminopeptidase, giving the protein MIIPKSREEIELMRESALIVSKTLGMLAPEIKPGVTTLQLDKMAEEFIRDHDAVPGFLGLYDFPNSLCMSPNAQVVHGIPNDTPLKDGDIISIDCGAIKNGFYGDHAYTFEVGEVAPEVKKLLDVTKESLYVGIREFKAGNRVGDVGYAIQKYTEDHGYGVVRELVGHGLGRTMHEDPEMPNYGKRGRGKKFVEGMVVAIEPMINMGTKRIKQLPDGWTILTADNKPSAHFEHNVALVDGKPELLSTFKYIYESLKIKTKEEDEFRAKVYD; this is encoded by the coding sequence ATGATAATACCTAAATCCAGAGAAGAGATAGAATTAATGCGTGAAAGCGCACTAATAGTTTCAAAAACTTTAGGCATGCTAGCTCCAGAAATAAAACCTGGGGTGACCACTTTGCAACTGGATAAAATGGCCGAAGAGTTTATAAGAGATCATGACGCTGTACCAGGTTTCTTGGGATTGTATGATTTCCCGAATTCTCTTTGCATGAGCCCTAATGCACAGGTAGTACATGGAATTCCAAATGACACGCCATTAAAAGATGGTGATATTATCTCTATAGATTGCGGAGCTATCAAAAATGGCTTTTATGGTGATCACGCCTACACCTTTGAGGTTGGAGAAGTAGCGCCAGAGGTAAAGAAGCTCCTTGACGTGACCAAAGAATCTCTATACGTTGGTATCAGAGAATTTAAGGCCGGAAACCGTGTGGGTGATGTTGGATATGCCATTCAGAAATATACCGAGGATCATGGCTACGGCGTAGTAAGAGAACTGGTTGGACATGGTTTAGGTAGAACCATGCACGAAGATCCTGAAATGCCGAATTACGGTAAAAGAGGACGAGGAAAGAAATTTGTTGAAGGAATGGTAGTTGCCATAGAACCCATGATAAATATGGGAACTAAAAGGATAAAACAATTACCTGACGGATGGACAATATTAACCGCCGATAATAAGCCAAGTGCACATTTTGAGCACAATGTGGCGCTTGTTGACGGCAAACCCGAATTACTATCTACATTTAAGTACATTTATGAATCTTTAAAAATTAAAACCAAAGAAGAAGACGAATTTAGAGCAAAAGTTTATGATTAA